One genomic region from Nilaparvata lugens isolate BPH chromosome 3, ASM1435652v1, whole genome shotgun sequence encodes:
- the LOC111053800 gene encoding uncharacterized protein LOC111053800, with protein MGLVVVPAQIQLNGISEKRTSVKGIVQLRILSEPQFDIALSTEALVLDQIAGNLPVFPLHPALKNSFAHLDLADPNFDETAEIDLLIGADLYSNIFISTENSIIPGNPAAFATIFGYVLSGRLNIEDSPAPLNEMQLICTMFAQEAQLNTVMNKFWETEEAIPIRKESSPEDELCEKLYQSTTYRTSEGRYVVALPFKPGAPALGNNRSKAYCNQLGLLKKLSQSDELETKYSDFMHEYRDLGHLKIADSAVDYIIPHHAIFKKNDNTQKIRVVFNASSKDANGLSLNNVLLPGPKLQTNIVQVLTRFRSYRFVILADCKQMYRQILLRPEDRQHQHIFWKPTHQEKIQEFELLTVTYGVSSSAYLAQRTLQQLVEDEGEAFPLASQVLKSQAYVNDILGGSNDLNTAHSLIKELNELLSLASFELRKWNSNTPELIEHMSPEYLSNQECLFDDTATTKVLGIVYSPLANDFRYFISAFSEKSTKRTILAFIARIYDPLGWLSPLILLFKLFMRTLWSERLGWDDEIPAPLLTHWKSLATTINQLHQICIPILLACSHSPIRLLGFADSSEKGYAACLYLHEEVENRFIDCHLIAAKSHVAPLKTLTIPRLELKGCLLLAQLVSVILPTLSEYNLLEIRLYTDSRTALDWINTPTYKLQIFVANRVQQITQLVKPELFNHVSSLNNCADNASCGLLPTKLVSCHTWWHASATFQCLSVDFPVSNHIVSETIPEMKSNLLYILATTQDEPLANLLYAACECDVKKQSITCDCLRRFVVAALCYLLCRNILMTAPLFAALLHLAILMTAPLLTLSSTSMTALQFMSTRIPQLVLCCPACLHVMLPCSHHIALDFSTHCIQDRRPIAI; from the exons ATGGGTTTAGTTGTTGTGCCCGCTCAAATCCAACTGAATGGAATCTCTGAAAAAAGGACATCTGTCAAAGGCATTGTGCAGTTAAGAATATTGTCCGAACCTCAATTTGATATTGCTCTTTCTACCGAAGCTCTTGTATTAGATCAAATTGCTGGTAATCTTCCTGTCTTTCCGCTTCACCCCGCACTAAAGAATTCGTTTGCGCATCTGGACCTTGCTGATCCTAATTTTGATGAGACTGCTGAAATCGACCTACTGATTGGTGCTGATTTATACTCCAACATCTTTATATCCACAGAAAATTCCATTATTCCTGGTAACCCTGCTGCCTTTGCCACAATCTTTGGTTATGTTTTAAGTGGTAGATTGAATATTGAGGACTCACCCGCACCGCTCAACGAAATGCAGCTCATTTGCACTATGTTTGCACAGGAAGCACAGCTCAACACTGTCATGAACAAATTTTGGGAAACCGAAGAGGCCATCCCCATTCGAAAAGAGTCATCGCCCGAAGATGAGTTGTGTGAGAAACTGTACCAATCCACTACTTATCGCACCTCTGAAGGAAGGTATGTTGTGGCACTGCCTTTCAAACCTGGCGCTCCCGCTCTGGGCAATAACCGCAGCAAGGCATACTGCAATCAGTTAGGACTACTGAAAAAATTGAGTCAATCTGATGAACTTGAAACCAAATACTCTGACTTCATGCATGAGTATCGTGACTTAGGCCACTTGAAAATCGCTGATTCTGCTGTAGATTACATCATCCCACATCATGCAATATTCAAGAAAAACGATAACACTCAAAAAATTCGAGTTGTTTTCAATGCATCTAGCAAAGATGCCAATGGGCTCTCACTTAACAATGTGTTGCTGCCTGGACCCAAACTTCAAACAAACATAGTCCAAGTATTAACCCGCTTTCGTTCATACCGCTTTGTCATCCTTGCAGACTGCAAACAAATGTATAGACAAATCTTGCTGAGGCCTGAAGACCGCCAGCATCAACATATATTTTGGAAACCCACCCACCAAGAAAAAATTCAAGAATTTGAACTGTTAACAGTGACTTATGGAGTATCTTCTAGCGCGTATCTTGCTCAGCGTACTCTGCAACAATTAGTGGAGGACGAAGGTGAAGCTTTCCCACTCGCCAGTCAAGTACTGAAGTCACAAGCGTATGTCAACGACATACTTGGCGGAAGCAATGACCTGAATACCGCACATTCACTTATCAAAGAACTCAATGAGCTATTGTCACTCGCCTCCTTTGAATTGAGGAAATGGAATTCCAACACACCTGAGTTGATTGAGCATATGTCGCCCGAATATTTGAGCAATCAGGAATGCCTGTTTGATGATACTGCAACCACCAAAGTCCTTGGCATTGTGTATAGTCCGCTTGCCAATGATTTCCGATATTTCATCTCTGCCTTTTCTGAAAAAAGCACAAAAAGAACAATACTCGCTTTCATTGCACGAATTTATGACCCACTGGGATGGCTATCACCGCTTATTCTACTGTTTAAGTTATTCATGCGCACTCTGTGGTCTGAACGCCTTGGATGGGATGATGAAATTCCTGCACCACTATTAACTCATTGGAAATCCTTGGCTACCACTATCAACCAATTACACCAGATTTGCATACCAATACTGTTAGCTTGTTCCCATTCCCCAATTAGACTGTTGGGATTTGCCGATTCTTCAGAGAAAGGATATGCCGCCTGCTTGTACCTTCATGAAGAAGTTGAAAACCGCTTTATTGATTGTCATCTTATTGCTGCCAAGAGTCATGTTGCACCCCTCAAAACCCTGACAATCCCTCGATTGGAATTGAAAGGCTGTCTCTTGTTAGCACAACTTGTATCAGTCATTTTACCAACTCTATCAGAATACAACCTGCTGGAAATTCGTCTCTACACTGATTCCAGAACTGCCTTGGACTGGATCAATACGCCTACTTACAAACTGCAGATTTTTGTTGCTAATCGTGTACAGCAAATCACTCAATTAGTGAAACCCGAACTATTCAATCATGTGTCCTCGCTTAACAACTGTGCTGATAATGCTTCTTGTGGACTACTGCCAACTAAACTTGTTTCCTGTCATACTTGGTGGCATGCTTCTGCCACATTTCAATGCCTCTCTGTTGATTTTCCTGTGTCTAATCACATTGTCAGTGAAACAATACCTGAGATGAAGTCAAACCTGCTGTATATTCTTGCAACTACCCAAGATGAACCGCTAGCAAACCTGCTATATGCCGCTTGTGAATGT GATGTGAAGAAGCAATCCATAACCTGTGACTGCCTGCGTCGCTTCGTTGTCGCCGCCTTGTGTTATCTACTTTGCCGCAACATACTGATGACTGCACCGCTGTTTGCTGCTTTGCTCCACTTAGCTATTTTGATGACCGCACCTCTGTTGACACTCAGCTCCACTTCTATGACCGCACTGCAGTTCATGTCTACGCGCATTCCGCAACTTGTGCTGTGCTGCCCCGCTTGTCTTCACGTCATGCTCCCATGTTCACACCACATTGCTCTGGACTTCTCCACTCACTGTATTCAAGACCGCAGACCCATTGCCATCTAG